CCATTCATATGGTCCTTAAACGGGTCTGCTCGGCTAATCATAAGAATGCTCGGTTTCTCTCAAACGACCGATCATGAAGTAGCTCATTCCGAAGAGGAACTCAGAATCATACTATCTGAAAGCTACAAAAGTGGTGAAATCAATCAGTCTGAGCTCCATTATGTGAACAAAATTTTTGAATTCGATGATCGAATGGCAAAAGAAATCATGATTCCTCGAACTGAAATGGTCTGTATGTTTACAGATGAAAGTATGGATGAAAATATTGACGTGATGAGCCGAGAGAAATATACCAGATATCCTGTAGCAGAGGGTGATAAGGACCGCATCATCGGAATCGTCAATATTAAAGAAGTGTTTAACTCATTGTTAAAAAAAGAGAACCGACCGATGGAAGACTTCATTAGACCGGTTTCTAAAGTGTTGGAAACGACACCGATTAAAGAATTGCTAGTCCAAATGCAAAAAGATCGGATTCATATGATGGTATTAATCGATGAATACGGAGGTACTGCTGGGATTGTAACGGTTGAAGATATCCTTGAAGAAATCGTCGGAGAGATCAGAGATGAATTTGATGCAGAAGAACAACCGCAGATCAAGAAAGTGGATGCAAATCATGCGATGTTGGATGGGAAAGCATTGATTGCTGATGTCAACGAGTACTTTGGATTAGACATCGATGATACAGAGCTTGATACAATTGCAGGTTGGATTCTGTCCCAAACTTCAGAGGTCGTTATTCAGGATCAATTCCAATATGGGAATGTAACCTTCGAAATTGTGGAAGCCGATGAGCAACAAATTAAACGGATTAAAGCAATAGCAGAATAAATAATGTGAGAGCTGACTTAGCATCTATGAAAATGGATGTTAGGTCAGTTCTTTAGATAAAAAGCTTATCCTATTTATCCATCATCTCGCATAGATTGTGGTGAGGTGGGTAAGATGGATCTTCTATTATTAGTCATTATTATAGGTACAGTTGTATTTATTGTTCAAAAAAGTATTCTATCCTTTTTCCGTTATCCTCGGCATTTACATAAAAAGTCACGCACATTCATATCATTTGAGGATTTAGTGGCACTATTTATTGTTTACATAATCATCATCTTTGGTTTTGGAACGATATATTTCAGTTTGACGATCAGTGGCATTACAGTATTAATGGAAGGAAGTTCACCCATTAGCGGATCCTTCTTTCAGCTTTCGGAAGCCGTTTCTTACTTTAGTGCCGTCACACTTCTATCTGTCGGTTATGGAGATATCACCCCAATTGGGCTAGGTAGGTGGATTTCAATCATTGAAGCCCTTGTCGGATATTTGTTACCAGCAGTTTTTGTGTTGTCGACTGTCATAGATTCGGACTAAAAACTTGTAACCGTTCATTGGATTGGGTACCCTTAAAGGCAGAGGTAAAGTAAGAAAAATTCTGTTCGGGAGGGTATTTATTATGACAATCAAAACAGGAGAAAAAGCACCAGAATTTACACTAGAAGCAAACAGTGGAGAGAAGGTAAGTCTGTCTGATTTTGAAGGAAAGAATGTCGTCTTGTATTTCTATCCGAAAGATATGACACCAGGTTGCACAACTGAAGCTTGTGACTTCAGGGATCATCACAGTGAATTTACTGACCAAAACACCGTGATTCTAGGTGTGAGTCCTGATCCAGTTGACCGCCATAAGAAATTTATAGACAAACATGACCTTCCTTTCCTATTACTTGCGGATGAAGATCATGCGGTAGCTGAAAAATATGGTGTATGGCAATTGAAGAAGAATTTCGGAAAAGAATACATGGGTATTGTACGTTCTACCTTTATCATTGATAAAAACGGGGACCTCGTTAAAGAGTGGCGTAAAGTTAGAGTGAAGGATCACGTAGAGGAAGCCTTAACGTACATTAAAGAAAATTTGTAAATCAACGAATGGCGGTGACCTTTGTCAACGCCATTTTCTTTATACCTTAACGAACTTTGTGATACGATTAAATCGTCAGAAAATAACAACTGAGAACTGACAACCAGTGGTCAGTTCTTTTTTTAAACATATAAAAATGATGAGAGGTGGAACAGTTTGTTCATTGTATCTTCAGCAAAAATACGATCCCGGATTCAAGAAACCTTGTTGAAAGACTATCCAAACATTAATTTTCAATTCTGTAAAAACATAGATGAGGCAGAAGAATACTTGCCGAAAGCGGAAGTATTACTTACATATGGTGAGGACTTAACCTCAGAGATGATTCAAAAAGCGTCCAAATTACAATGGATACACGTGTTATCCGCAGGTTTAGATAAGATGCCCGCAAAATCAATTGCTGATCGTGATATTCTCGTCACGAATGCAAGAGGCATCCATCAAATACCTATGGGCGAATATACAATTGCAATGATGCTGCAAGTCGTAAGAAGCCTTGCTGAAATTAGACAAAATCAAGCTGATAAAGTATGGAGCCGAAGAATACCAATGAATGAACTACACGGTAAAACAATAGGTGTTCTA
The sequence above is a segment of the Pseudalkalibacillus berkeleyi genome. Coding sequences within it:
- a CDS encoding hemolysin family protein encodes the protein MAIINLILVAILIAATAFFVAAEFAIVKVRSTKIDKLVEEGNKRAKAARKVLDNLDGYLSACQLGITITALGLGWLGEPTVEELLHPVFEQFNISEALASTLSFIIAFSVITFLHVVLGELAPKTVAIQKAETISLLLARPLIWFAKIMYPFIWSLNGSARLIIRMLGFSQTTDHEVAHSEEELRIILSESYKSGEINQSELHYVNKIFEFDDRMAKEIMIPRTEMVCMFTDESMDENIDVMSREKYTRYPVAEGDKDRIIGIVNIKEVFNSLLKKENRPMEDFIRPVSKVLETTPIKELLVQMQKDRIHMMVLIDEYGGTAGIVTVEDILEEIVGEIRDEFDAEEQPQIKKVDANHAMLDGKALIADVNEYFGLDIDDTELDTIAGWILSQTSEVVIQDQFQYGNVTFEIVEADEQQIKRIKAIAE
- a CDS encoding ion channel, translated to MDLLLLVIIIGTVVFIVQKSILSFFRYPRHLHKKSRTFISFEDLVALFIVYIIIIFGFGTIYFSLTISGITVLMEGSSPISGSFFQLSEAVSYFSAVTLLSVGYGDITPIGLGRWISIIEALVGYLLPAVFVLSTVIDSD
- the bcp gene encoding thioredoxin-dependent thiol peroxidase yields the protein MTIKTGEKAPEFTLEANSGEKVSLSDFEGKNVVLYFYPKDMTPGCTTEACDFRDHHSEFTDQNTVILGVSPDPVDRHKKFIDKHDLPFLLLADEDHAVAEKYGVWQLKKNFGKEYMGIVRSTFIIDKNGDLVKEWRKVRVKDHVEEALTYIKENL